CAGCGTAAGGAGCACTATTCGAGACCCGCACCCCATCAGGTAGGTAGGTGTATCGGATAGAGTTTTTGAGGAGCCCCGTTTCGCCATTCAGGATGGGTGCGCTGGTCCGCTCTGGACTAAACTTCCCCGTTTGCCCAGAGTGCCCATACCAGGGCGATTCGGGCTTCCGTCGCTCCACCTCCTTCCAAGGGTTGAGCGTTTCATCGGTAAAGCCCTCATCCTCGAAGCTTCGCTTGAAGTGTGCTACAGCTTCCGTGCCCACAATATCCTTTACCGCCTGCGAGCG
The Porphyromonadaceae bacterium W3.11 genome window above contains:
- a CDS encoding phage virion morphogenesis protein, with amino-acid sequence MDIQEFAVVIETKNKQLQEFIRSQAVKDIVGTEAVAHFKRSFEDEGFTDETLNPWKEVERRKPESPWYGHSGQTGKFSPERTSAPILNGETGLLKNSIRYTYLPDGVRVSNSAPYAAVHQYGQPAKIYGKKPFTMPTRPFIGRSKVLMRKIEEKIYSKILDIVKK